The following coding sequences lie in one Planctomycetota bacterium genomic window:
- a CDS encoding alkaline phosphatase family protein — protein sequence MRRRRFLFAFVPALLLACGVPGEDPSPLARGPAIADHVVLVSVDGLRPDAIDAAGASNLAALARRGASCPAAETIRPSITLPSHTSMLTGLDFSRHGVVWNNYRPGHLRHPSIFSRARRAGLSTAMYFSKDKFHFIADPRWVDRIYGPPVPKTVPPIQDYTDPEFLAREEEKERRAAQAPPRPPSRTPAKPKPEELSTRAEVLAQVFAEEWPRRKYAVAFVHLREPDEAGHRYGWMGPEYLEAVRAADRAVGDIVRTIEEAGLLDRTAILVTADHGGMAKTKKHYLHAEPDRAENVRIPWICLAPGVDAGLRIDRPVRTYDTAATVLAFLGLPAPEGIEGRPVQEVLAREAVPAGR from the coding sequence ATGCGGCGGCGCCGGTTTCTTTTCGCCTTTGTCCCCGCGCTTCTTCTGGCCTGCGGCGTCCCGGGCGAGGATCCTTCGCCCCTGGCGCGCGGGCCGGCGATCGCCGATCATGTGGTCCTCGTCAGCGTCGACGGCCTGCGGCCGGACGCGATCGACGCCGCCGGCGCCTCGAACCTGGCCGCCCTCGCCCGCCGCGGCGCCTCCTGCCCGGCCGCGGAGACGATCCGCCCGTCGATCACCCTGCCCAGCCACACGTCGATGCTGACGGGCCTGGATTTCTCCCGCCACGGCGTGGTCTGGAACAACTACCGGCCGGGCCATCTGCGGCACCCCTCGATCTTCTCCCGCGCCCGCCGCGCCGGGCTTTCGACGGCGATGTACTTCTCCAAGGACAAGTTCCACTTCATCGCCGATCCGCGGTGGGTGGACCGGATCTACGGACCGCCGGTTCCCAAAACCGTGCCGCCGATCCAGGACTACACCGACCCGGAGTTCCTGGCCCGCGAAGAGGAGAAAGAACGCCGCGCCGCTCAGGCTCCGCCGCGCCCCCCTTCGCGAACCCCCGCGAAACCCAAACCCGAAGAGCTGTCCACCCGCGCCGAAGTCCTCGCCCAAGTCTTTGCGGAAGAATGGCCCCGCCGGAAGTACGCCGTGGCCTTCGTGCACCTGCGCGAGCCCGACGAGGCCGGTCACCGCTACGGCTGGATGGGACCCGAGTATCTCGAAGCGGTCCGCGCCGCCGATCGCGCCGTGGGGGACATCGTCCGAACGATCGAGGAGGCGGGGCTCCTCGACCGCACCGCGATCCTCGTCACGGCCGACCACGGAGGCATGGCCAAGACGAAGAAACATTACCTGCATGCGGAGCCCGACCGGGCGGAAAACGTCCGCATCCCCTGGATCTGCCTGGCCCCCGGCGTGGACGCCGGACTCCGCATCGACCGCCCCGTGCGGACGTACGACACGGCCGCCACGGTGCTCGCCTTCCTGGGCCTCCCCGCTCCCGAGGGGATCGAGGGGCGTCCCGTCCAGGAGGTTCTGGCCCGGGAGGCCGTGCCCGCCGGACGCTGA